From a region of the Ovis aries strain OAR_USU_Benz2616 breed Rambouillet chromosome 10, ARS-UI_Ramb_v3.0, whole genome shotgun sequence genome:
- the EEF1AKMT1 gene encoding EEF1A lysine methyltransferase 1: protein MSDSEDEGPPQLSSYALAALQEFYAEQQQHHPDLRGDDKYNIGIIEENWQLSQFWYSPETALRLAEDAVAAAGEGGRIACVSAPSVYQKLRELHRDAVSVCIFEYDRRFAAYGEDFVYYDYKNPVDLPEKIATHSFDIVVADPPYLSEECLRKMSETIKLLTRGKILLCTGAVMEEAAAKLLGVKMCKFIPEHTRTLGNEFRCFVNYDSGLDRDLSVQLPVQEGPK, encoded by the exons ATGAGTGACTCCGAAGACGAGGGCCCCCCCCAGCTTTCTTCATACGCCCTTGCAGCTCTGCAGGAATTTTatgctgagcagcagcagcaccaccctGACCTCCGTGGTGATGACAAGTACAACATCGGGATAATAGAAGAGAACTGG CAGCTAAGCCAGTTCTGGTACAGCCCGGAGACGGCCCTGCGCCTTGCTGAGGACGCCGTGGCAGCTGCTGGGGAGGGCGGCAG AATAGCGTGTGTGAGCGCCCCCAGCGTCTACCAGAAGCTGAGAGAGCTGCACAGAGACGCTGTCTCTGTCTGCATCTTCGAGTACGACCGCAGGTTTGCCGCATACGGAGAGGACTTTGTCTACTATGACTACAAGAACCCTGTGGACTTACCTGAGAAGATCGCCACACACAGCTTTGACATCGTCGTGGCAGATCCCCCCTATCTTTCGGAGGAATGTCTTAGGAAAATGTCGGAAACCATCAAGCTCCTGACTCGGGGCAAGATCTTGCTATGCACAG GTGCTGTCATGGAGGAGGCGGCAGCAAAGCTGCTTGGAGTGAAGATGTGCAAGTTTATTCCAGAACACACTCGCACCCTGGGAAACGAGTTTCGCTGTTTCGTGAATTATGACTCCGGGCTAGACCGTGATCTGTCAGTACAGCTCCCAGTGCAAGAAGGACCCAAGTGA